Proteins encoded within one genomic window of Calderihabitans maritimus:
- a CDS encoding YgaP family membrane protein, producing the protein MTVEKGVRIIAGSFTLLGLTVDPLWWLSWLVGFMLIISALTGFCPAEWILRRLGLESCEGTK; encoded by the coding sequence ATGACCGTTGAAAAAGGAGTTCGAATAATTGCCGGCTCCTTCACTTTGCTAGGGTTAACCGTGGATCCCCTGTGGTGGCTCTCCTGGCTTGTAGGGTTTATGCTGATTATTTCGGCATTGACCGGTTTCTGTCCTGCTGAATGGATTTTACGCCGCCTGGGCTTGGAAAGTTGTGAAGGAACAAAATAA
- a CDS encoding DUF421 domain-containing protein codes for MSTFIEVFLQTVLAFFAILFYARILGKQQIGQLTFFEYINGITFGGMAAVLATDIGPQRTWMHFMGLTVFAVLTFLMGYVSLQSRAARKLIAGEPTIVIHNGKVLEDNMKKMRYNVDELLMQLREKDVFNIADVEFAILEPDGNLSVLPKSHKQPLKPADLGLSTQYEGIPSEIIVDGEIIHQNLRQNNLDEKWLLAELQKQGITSLKEVALAILDTQGKLHIDKKKDDLQYTTDITDQP; via the coding sequence ATGTCCACGTTTATCGAAGTGTTTCTCCAGACGGTTCTTGCCTTTTTTGCCATTCTATTTTATGCACGGATTTTAGGGAAACAGCAAATCGGACAGCTTACTTTTTTTGAGTACATCAATGGCATTACTTTCGGGGGTATGGCGGCAGTCCTGGCAACTGATATCGGGCCGCAGCGAACCTGGATGCACTTTATGGGACTCACTGTGTTTGCTGTCCTTACTTTCTTAATGGGATACGTCTCCCTGCAGAGCCGCGCGGCTCGAAAATTGATCGCCGGGGAACCTACGATAGTCATTCATAACGGTAAGGTTTTGGAAGATAATATGAAGAAAATGAGGTACAACGTGGATGAACTCTTGATGCAGCTCCGGGAGAAAGATGTGTTTAATATTGCCGACGTGGAGTTTGCCATTCTGGAGCCGGACGGGAACTTGAGCGTACTTCCAAAATCTCACAAGCAGCCGCTGAAACCGGCTGATTTAGGTCTAAGTACTCAGTACGAAGGTATTCCTTCTGAGATAATTGTAGACGGAGAAATTATCCACCAGAATTTGCGCCAGAATAATCTAGATGAGAAATGGCTTCTGGCGGAACTCCAGAAGCAGGGGATTACTAGTTTAAAGGAAGTAGCACTGGCCATTTTGGATACGCAGGGAAAACTTCATATAGATAAGAAAAAGGACGACTTGCAGTATACTACCGATATTACCGACCAGCCATAA
- a CDS encoding phosphoglucomutase/phosphomannomutase family protein, which translates to MKRIAFGTDGWRAVMAEDFTFDNVRIVAQAIAAYLLQKEIYRQGIVVGYDNRFLSEKFALAVAEVLAGNEIPVFLTERATPTPVVAFAVKHFQAAGAVMLTASHNPPEYNGIKFIPEYAGPAVPEVTRQIEEEVLRVLNTRDVRRLPEKDARDRGLIRPVEPMGAYIKHLSKLIDFKAIGGAGLAVVVDPLYGAGIGYLETILKKAGCRVEVIHGYRDPLFGGHLPDPNGNILAELRERVLETGADLGLALDGDADRFGVIDRDGSFYRPNQILYLLLVHLVKNKGWRGRVARTVATTHMLDRIAKKYGLEVEETPVGFKYIGQSLLHRGSILGGEESGGLSIRGHLPEKDGILANLLIVELVAVTGKSLQEITDEVGREVGLLISERLDLPVSPEEKERILQELRGWMPEEIGGQKVIRRVTVDGGKQIMADDSWVLIRPSGTEPLFRLYVEGNSEEQVRSIQQQVREMLRL; encoded by the coding sequence ATGAAGCGTATAGCTTTTGGTACGGATGGCTGGCGAGCGGTGATGGCGGAAGATTTTACTTTTGATAATGTGCGCATCGTAGCTCAGGCTATTGCTGCCTATCTGTTGCAAAAAGAAATATACCGTCAGGGAATAGTGGTAGGTTACGACAATCGCTTTCTTTCGGAAAAGTTTGCCCTGGCGGTGGCCGAGGTATTAGCGGGGAATGAAATTCCAGTTTTTCTGACCGAAAGGGCTACTCCTACGCCGGTGGTAGCTTTTGCCGTCAAGCATTTCCAGGCGGCGGGAGCAGTTATGCTTACGGCCAGCCATAACCCTCCGGAGTATAATGGAATTAAGTTCATCCCGGAATATGCCGGACCGGCTGTGCCGGAAGTCACCCGGCAAATTGAAGAAGAAGTACTCCGGGTATTGAATACAAGGGATGTTCGCCGGCTGCCGGAAAAAGACGCTCGGGATAGGGGGTTAATCAGGCCTGTTGAGCCGATGGGGGCTTACATTAAGCATTTGAGTAAGTTAATAGATTTTAAAGCCATTGGAGGAGCAGGCCTTGCGGTAGTAGTGGATCCCCTTTACGGGGCAGGTATTGGTTATCTGGAAACAATTTTGAAGAAGGCCGGGTGCCGGGTAGAGGTTATCCACGGTTACCGAGACCCGCTTTTCGGCGGGCATCTTCCGGACCCCAACGGCAATATTTTAGCCGAACTTCGAGAACGGGTACTGGAAACGGGAGCTGACCTGGGGCTCGCCCTGGATGGAGACGCTGACCGTTTCGGGGTAATAGATAGGGACGGAAGTTTTTATCGCCCCAATCAGATACTGTATTTATTACTGGTACATTTGGTCAAAAATAAAGGCTGGAGAGGTCGTGTGGCCCGGACGGTAGCTACCACGCATATGCTGGACCGTATAGCCAAGAAGTATGGTTTGGAAGTTGAAGAAACCCCGGTTGGGTTCAAGTACATCGGGCAGTCCCTGCTTCACCGGGGGAGCATTTTGGGAGGAGAAGAAAGCGGCGGGTTAAGTATTAGAGGACACCTGCCGGAGAAGGACGGGATCCTTGCTAACTTATTAATTGTAGAACTGGTAGCGGTGACCGGCAAGTCTTTACAAGAAATAACGGATGAAGTGGGCCGGGAGGTTGGACTGCTGATAAGTGAAAGATTGGACCTTCCCGTTTCCCCCGAGGAAAAAGAGAGAATTTTGCAGGAATTGCGCGGCTGGATGCCGGAAGAAATTGGCGGGCAAAAGGTCATTCGCAGGGTGACTGTAGACGGAGGTAAACAAATAATGGCTGATGATAGTTGGGTTCTTATCCGGCCTTCCGGAACGGAGCCGTTATTCCGCCTTTACGTGGAAGGCAACAGTGAGGAGCAGGTGCGTTCTATCCAGCAGCAGGTAAGGGAAATGCTGCGCCTTTGA
- a CDS encoding ComF family protein, producing the protein MGKNIWHSFLELIYPSACSCPVCGRRGREVKEEGICSFCFEQISVNRKSWSYCLRCGRTLEEESWCMECRDDQPPFHIARAVGLYEGVLKEAVHCLKYRGKPSLSRPLGRLMAKVVETEAAYGRLELVVPVPLHPVRLRERGYNQSELLAREVADRLNLPVDCRVLTKTRNNVPQASLSRRERFSNVEGAFAVSSPSRVLNRRILLVDDIFTTGNTIRECSRVLLQAGAQRVSAVVLATGRGSIRHSGAKI; encoded by the coding sequence ATGGGGAAAAATATCTGGCATTCTTTTCTGGAGTTAATTTATCCTTCTGCGTGTTCGTGTCCTGTTTGTGGTAGGAGGGGGAGAGAGGTAAAAGAAGAGGGGATCTGCTCCTTTTGTTTCGAGCAGATAAGCGTCAACCGGAAAAGCTGGAGTTATTGTCTCCGCTGCGGCAGGACACTGGAAGAAGAATCCTGGTGTATGGAATGCAGAGATGACCAACCTCCCTTTCATATTGCCCGGGCGGTAGGGCTTTATGAAGGTGTTCTTAAGGAAGCGGTACACTGCCTGAAATACAGGGGAAAACCGTCCTTGAGTCGTCCTTTGGGACGTTTAATGGCCAAAGTGGTGGAGACGGAAGCTGCTTACGGTCGTCTAGAACTAGTTGTTCCCGTACCCCTACATCCTGTGCGTTTAAGGGAAAGAGGTTATAATCAGTCGGAATTACTGGCTCGAGAGGTGGCTGACCGCCTGAATTTGCCTGTAGACTGTCGGGTGTTGACAAAAACACGAAATAATGTACCCCAGGCCAGCTTGTCCCGCCGGGAACGTTTCAGCAATGTGGAAGGAGCCTTTGCTGTTTCTTCGCCTTCTAGGGTGTTGAACCGGAGAATTTTACTGGTAGATGATATTTTTACCACGGGGAATACCATACGGGAGTGTTCCCGGGTATTGCTACAGGCAGGGGCGCAGAGAGTTTCGGCAGTAGTTTTGGCTACAGGCAGAGGCTCAATTCGACACTCAGGTGCCAAGATATAG
- a CDS encoding basic amino acid ABC transporter substrate-binding protein has translation MKKVGIALLVALLVFGLMVAVTGCGAGGEKAGKEESGANTEQTQPGEGGEKEVAILKVGTEAAYAPFEYVDEKTGEITGFDAELIKAIAEAIGMEAELQHIDWDGLYPALNSGEVDVVISAMTITPEREEEVDFSEPYFEVVQAIAVKEGSEIRSLADLVGKRVGVQANTTGHYAVEQIEGMKEDDISTYPTTPDALMALETGEVEAVVADDPVVANFIKHNPDAGIVMIEDPTVEPEFYGIALKEGNPLREKINEGLKKVKESGKYDEIYAKYFGK, from the coding sequence ATGAAAAAAGTTGGTATTGCTTTACTTGTTGCGCTTCTGGTTTTTGGTCTCATGGTGGCAGTCACCGGCTGCGGAGCCGGTGGGGAAAAAGCCGGGAAAGAAGAAAGCGGAGCAAATACTGAGCAAACACAGCCGGGTGAAGGTGGAGAGAAAGAAGTTGCTATTTTGAAAGTAGGAACGGAGGCGGCCTACGCTCCCTTTGAGTACGTCGATGAAAAGACCGGCGAAATAACCGGATTTGATGCTGAATTGATTAAAGCGATAGCTGAAGCCATCGGTATGGAGGCCGAACTGCAACATATTGATTGGGACGGTTTGTATCCCGCCCTTAATAGCGGTGAGGTAGATGTGGTTATTTCCGCTATGACTATAACTCCTGAGCGGGAGGAAGAGGTAGATTTTTCAGAGCCTTATTTTGAAGTGGTCCAAGCCATAGCGGTAAAAGAAGGCTCTGAAATCCGGAGTTTAGCCGACCTGGTGGGTAAAAGAGTCGGTGTTCAGGCAAATACTACGGGGCACTATGCTGTGGAGCAAATTGAAGGGATGAAAGAAGACGATATTAGTACCTATCCTACCACGCCTGATGCGCTAATGGCTTTGGAGACTGGGGAAGTGGAAGCAGTGGTAGCTGACGATCCCGTAGTCGCCAACTTTATTAAACATAACCCGGATGCAGGGATAGTAATGATAGAAGACCCGACAGTAGAACCGGAATTTTACGGAATTGCCTTGAAAGAAGGCAACCCGCTGCGGGAGAAAATAAACGAGGGCTTGAAGAAAGTAAAAGAAAGCGGCAAGTACGATGAAATTTATGCCAAATATTTTGGAAAATAG
- a CDS encoding amino acid ABC transporter permease, producing the protein MKWGFMIEILPILFEGAKMTVGLTVISITIGSIIGLFVSLARLSKFKLLSKLAGAYVDFFRGTPLLVQIMLIHYGLPQLLGYTPVKLVSGIVALSINSGAYVAEIFRAGIQSIDRGQMEAARSLGMTYGQAMRYVILPQAFKVCIPPLGNEFIALLKDSSLVMVIGLHELMTKGKLIVGRRPRPFEVYITIAFIYLLMTMSISYLVSWAERRLRTGDQS; encoded by the coding sequence ATGAAGTGGGGTTTCATGATTGAGATACTACCGATACTTTTCGAAGGGGCGAAGATGACGGTAGGCCTTACCGTCATATCCATTACCATTGGTTCCATAATTGGCCTTTTTGTCAGCCTGGCGCGCCTGTCGAAATTTAAGCTCCTGTCCAAACTGGCCGGAGCCTACGTGGATTTTTTTCGGGGCACGCCATTGCTGGTCCAAATTATGTTAATTCACTACGGCTTACCGCAGTTGCTGGGATACACTCCGGTTAAGCTGGTGTCAGGAATTGTTGCTCTGAGCATCAACAGCGGGGCTTACGTGGCAGAAATTTTCCGGGCGGGGATACAGTCTATTGATCGAGGGCAGATGGAGGCAGCTAGGTCCTTGGGGATGACCTATGGACAAGCTATGCGTTATGTTATCTTACCTCAGGCTTTTAAAGTGTGTATTCCTCCTTTAGGGAACGAATTTATTGCTCTTTTAAAAGATTCTTCCCTGGTAATGGTAATAGGATTACATGAACTTATGACCAAAGGGAAACTTATTGTGGGCAGAAGGCCGCGGCCCTTTGAAGTGTACATTACTATTGCTTTCATTTACCTGCTGATGACCATGAGCATTTCTTACCTGGTTTCCTGGGCGGAAAGGAGATTGAGGACCGGTGATCAGAGTTAG
- a CDS encoding amino acid ABC transporter ATP-binding protein: MIRVRRLYKSFGTLEVLRDINCHVKEKEVVCVIGPSGSGKSTFLRCLNRLEEPTSGEIIINGINITDKDTDINKVREEVGMVFQRFNLFPHKTALQNITLAPIKVRRMPKEEAEELAFQLLEKVGLKDKAHAYPDQLSGGQQQRVAIARALAMRPKVMLFDEPTSALDPEMVGEVLAVMKDLAKEGMTMIVVTHEMGFAREVGDRVLFMDEGRIVEEGTPQEIFYAPKNPRTQAFLSKIL; encoded by the coding sequence GTGATCAGAGTTAGGCGACTATACAAAAGTTTTGGTACTCTGGAAGTGCTGCGAGACATCAACTGTCACGTTAAGGAGAAAGAAGTAGTTTGCGTTATCGGTCCCAGTGGTTCCGGTAAAAGTACCTTTTTGCGATGCTTAAACCGTTTGGAAGAACCGACTTCCGGAGAAATTATTATTAACGGTATAAATATTACTGACAAAGATACGGACATTAACAAAGTTAGAGAAGAAGTGGGAATGGTTTTTCAGCGTTTCAACTTGTTTCCCCATAAAACGGCCTTACAGAATATAACCCTGGCTCCAATCAAAGTTCGCCGGATGCCTAAAGAAGAAGCCGAAGAACTAGCTTTTCAATTATTAGAAAAAGTTGGACTTAAAGATAAGGCGCATGCCTATCCCGACCAGCTTTCCGGGGGGCAGCAGCAGCGGGTGGCCATTGCGCGGGCTTTAGCCATGCGTCCCAAAGTGATGCTCTTTGATGAGCCTACCTCTGCTTTGGATCCGGAGATGGTGGGAGAAGTTTTAGCTGTTATGAAGGATTTAGCAAAAGAAGGAATGACCATGATAGTTGTAACCCATGAGATGGGATTCGCCCGGGAGGTGGGCGATAGGGTATTGTTCATGGATGAGGGACGCATAGTGGAAGAAGGTACTCCACAGGAAATATTCTATGCTCCGAAAAACCCCCGCACCCAGGCCTTTCTTAGCAAAATTTTGTAG
- a CDS encoding cold-shock protein has translation MFGRVKWFNQQKGYGFIEREDGGDVFVHYSAIQEEGFKSLVEGQKVQFDIVEGPRGPQAANVVKLS, from the coding sequence ATGTTTGGTAGGGTCAAGTGGTTTAATCAGCAGAAAGGGTATGGGTTTATTGAACGAGAAGACGGAGGAGATGTATTCGTCCATTATTCAGCTATCCAGGAGGAGGGTTTTAAGAGTTTAGTCGAGGGACAAAAAGTACAGTTTGACATTGTGGAAGGTCCCCGCGGTCCGCAGGCGGCCAATGTAGTCAAATTGTCATAA
- the hpf gene encoding ribosome hibernation-promoting factor, HPF/YfiA family: MNIIVRGKNIDVTNALREYAEKRLRKLQKYLDIEEVQVTLLVEKERHRVEVTIPLNGFVIRGEEESGDMYASVDMVIDKLERQINKYKTKLAKKIKNNSLRELVAQMSQEEREEEEEKPKIVRTKRFPIKPMPVEEAIMQMNLVGHNFFVFSNAETEEINVVYRRKDGNYGLIEPER, translated from the coding sequence ATGAACATTATCGTAAGAGGGAAAAATATTGATGTTACCAACGCTCTCCGAGAGTATGCAGAAAAAAGACTGAGGAAACTGCAGAAATACCTGGATATCGAAGAAGTACAGGTGACTCTTCTGGTGGAAAAGGAGAGGCACAGGGTAGAGGTAACTATTCCCTTGAACGGATTCGTCATCCGTGGCGAAGAAGAGAGTGGAGATATGTATGCTTCGGTCGATATGGTCATAGATAAATTGGAAAGACAGATAAATAAGTATAAAACAAAACTGGCCAAAAAAATTAAAAATAACAGTCTCAGGGAACTGGTGGCGCAAATGTCCCAGGAGGAGCGGGAAGAGGAAGAAGAAAAGCCGAAAATTGTTCGTACCAAGCGTTTTCCCATTAAGCCGATGCCGGTAGAGGAAGCGATCATGCAGATGAATCTGGTCGGACATAATTTTTTCGTATTTTCCAATGCGGAAACGGAGGAAATTAACGTAGTGTACCGGCGAAAAGACGGGAATTACGGTTTAATTGAACCGGAGAGATAG
- a CDS encoding HD-GYP domain-containing protein, with protein MKGISLKARVYIISIIILGTFLFVYLSLRADFQAVPLQSFLVFLVLVAVSNVLYVELPKGGYVTVNFAIYYTLIILFGASISVWIMVLGDLLGEFLNWKINNNKAPWYKILFNEAQFCLAVGLAGLSYEVLAVSGGHLFQNWLALVAALFIFMLINTGAVATVLALTQNLTLMDILSINIKWSVPNFLALAPLGLLIAAVYRSTGIMGVLLFFIPLLVARHSFKLYMDMRKMYLKTIETLATAMEAKDAYTRGHSERVARYTVATAKELKMREDQVENLRYLALLHDIGKTGTRESILNKPGRLDRKEFEVMKKHAELGAEIVRKIEQLQEGYEVVKYHHERWDGGGYPEGISGQNIPLGARIIAVADAFDAMTTNRPYREAMSAQQAWKELQRFAGTQFDPEVVEAFGRALSSLGLEIKEEEEREAVKVRPASIVNSH; from the coding sequence ATGAAGGGTATCTCTTTAAAGGCGAGAGTGTATATTATAAGCATAATAATACTCGGGACTTTTTTGTTCGTTTACCTTTCATTAAGAGCTGACTTTCAAGCAGTACCTTTACAGAGTTTTCTGGTATTCCTAGTCCTGGTGGCAGTTTCCAATGTGCTTTACGTAGAACTTCCAAAAGGTGGTTATGTTACCGTCAATTTTGCTATTTATTATACGCTTATCATTTTGTTCGGGGCGTCCATCTCCGTTTGGATAATGGTATTGGGTGATCTGCTCGGTGAATTTCTCAATTGGAAAATTAATAATAATAAGGCTCCCTGGTATAAAATCCTCTTCAATGAAGCACAATTTTGCCTGGCCGTAGGGCTGGCCGGTCTCAGTTACGAAGTTCTGGCAGTGTCAGGGGGCCACCTCTTTCAAAACTGGCTGGCTTTGGTAGCAGCATTATTCATATTTATGCTGATTAATACTGGTGCAGTGGCTACCGTTTTAGCTTTAACTCAAAACCTTACTCTTATGGACATACTGAGTATAAATATAAAATGGAGCGTACCTAACTTTCTGGCCTTAGCACCCCTTGGACTGCTCATTGCTGCTGTCTACCGCTCCACGGGTATCATGGGAGTGCTCTTGTTTTTCATTCCCCTTCTGGTTGCCCGCCATTCGTTCAAGCTCTACATGGACATGCGGAAGATGTACCTGAAAACCATTGAAACTCTGGCCACAGCCATGGAGGCCAAGGATGCTTATACCCGGGGACATTCGGAAAGAGTGGCGCGGTATACGGTGGCTACCGCCAAGGAACTGAAAATGAGGGAAGATCAAGTAGAAAACCTGAGGTACCTGGCGCTGCTGCATGATATAGGAAAGACAGGCACTAGGGAAAGTATATTAAACAAGCCGGGTCGGCTGGACCGGAAAGAATTTGAGGTAATGAAGAAACACGCAGAGCTCGGGGCGGAAATTGTTCGGAAGATCGAACAGCTGCAGGAAGGATATGAGGTGGTCAAGTATCATCACGAGCGGTGGGACGGCGGGGGTTATCCGGAAGGTATTTCCGGCCAGAATATCCCTTTGGGGGCACGTATTATAGCGGTGGCCGACGCTTTTGACGCCATGACCACGAACCGGCCCTACCGGGAAGCCATGAGCGCGCAGCAGGCGTGGAAGGAATTGCAAAGATTTGCCGGCACTCAGTTTGACCCCGAGGTAGTAGAAGCCTTTGGCCGGGCCTTGTCCTCCCTCGGGCTGGAAATTAAGGAGGAAGAGGAGCGAGAGGCAGTAAAAGTTAGACCTGCCTCCATAGTCAATAGTCACTAA
- a CDS encoding DUF5317 domain-containing protein, translating into MLLLIGGLFLSVIIGYLRGGRLGYLARLRINYFPLVLLAFLIQTFLDHLTYRGLIEKSFWTAGLHLLSYVLLFVFLWFNSTVPGMKVLGAGIFLNFIVILLNGGAMPVITEGLPAGDLAFLATSAIHQPLGPATRLAFLADVLVLDLFRPGRYSIGDLMIGIGIFLLVQKAMTVRQSNS; encoded by the coding sequence TTGTTATTACTGATAGGAGGTCTTTTTTTATCTGTAATTATTGGTTATTTAAGGGGGGGCCGCCTGGGATATCTAGCCAGGCTTCGGATTAATTATTTTCCTCTTGTTTTGCTGGCATTTTTGATTCAGACATTTCTGGATCACCTGACTTACCGCGGACTTATAGAAAAATCCTTCTGGACTGCCGGTTTGCACCTGCTCTCTTATGTTTTACTCTTCGTTTTTCTGTGGTTCAATTCTACGGTGCCGGGTATGAAAGTTTTAGGAGCCGGGATTTTTCTCAATTTTATAGTAATTCTTTTGAACGGCGGGGCCATGCCGGTAATCACCGAAGGACTCCCGGCGGGGGACTTGGCTTTTCTTGCTACTTCGGCGATTCACCAGCCGCTGGGACCTGCCACGAGACTTGCTTTTCTCGCGGACGTGTTGGTGTTGGACCTCTTCCGTCCCGGAAGGTACAGTATAGGTGACCTAATGATCGGCATAGGTATCTTTTTGCTGGTTCAAAAGGCCATGACCGTTCGGCAAAGTAATAGCTGA
- the secA gene encoding preprotein translocase subunit SecA, which produces MLGILKNWLDDNAREIKKLSKQVQVINSLEPEIQALSDEALRGKTAEFKQRLANGASLDDLLPEAFAVVREAARRVLGMRPFDVQVMGGIVLHQGRIAEMKTGEGKTLVATMPAYLNALTGQGVHIVTVNDYLARRDREWMGKIYEFLGLSVGVIVQGLDFAERKKAYAADITYGTNNEFGFDYLRDNMALHVDQLVQRELNYAIIDEVDSILIDEARTPLIISGQADKPTDLYYTIARVVSRLKKDEDYTVDEKAHVVTLTEQGIAKVEKMLGVENLYDPQNMELSHHVNQALKAHALMKKDRDYIVKDGKVIIVDEFTGRLMFGRRYSDGLHQAIEAKEGVKIERESQTLATITFQNFFRMYKKLAGMTGTAATEEEEFRKIYNMDVVVIPTNKPMIRVDYPDVVYRTEKGKFEAVVKEIVERHRKGQPVLVGTVSIEKSEELSRMLKKHGIPHQVLNAKYHEQEAEIIARAGQKGAVTIATNMAGRGTDIVLGEGVKELGGLHIIGTERHESRRIDNQLRGRAGRQGDPGSSRFYISLEDDLMRLFGSDNIAGLMDKLGMDDSTPIDHPLISRSIEAAQKKVEARNFEIRKHVLEYDDVLNQQRDIIYKQRREVLFGKDLKEKIQQMIRDVIDRTIERFSVESDYPEQWDLSSLLEYAEQQFLPGHDLTPEQLKNMDKEEIRRLFHEKALEYYEAREKELGEATMRELERVVTLKVVDSKWMDHLDAMDQLRQGIGLRAYGQRDPLVEYKFEAYQMFNDMIASIQEDIVRYVFRVNVVEQPREQYKNVVENKYAEEESRQPIRRQQKIGRNEPCPCGSGKKYKKCCGRN; this is translated from the coding sequence ATGTTAGGTATATTGAAAAACTGGCTTGATGATAATGCCAGAGAAATAAAAAAGCTTTCTAAACAGGTACAGGTAATTAACAGCCTGGAGCCGGAGATACAGGCTTTATCTGATGAGGCTTTACGGGGCAAGACGGCAGAGTTCAAACAACGCCTGGCCAACGGGGCAAGTCTTGACGACCTCCTGCCGGAGGCCTTTGCGGTAGTCCGGGAGGCTGCCCGCCGGGTGTTGGGCATGCGTCCCTTTGACGTACAGGTAATGGGGGGAATTGTTTTACACCAGGGACGCATCGCTGAAATGAAAACCGGTGAGGGGAAAACATTAGTGGCCACCATGCCTGCCTACCTTAATGCCCTTACCGGTCAGGGAGTACACATCGTAACCGTGAACGATTACCTGGCCCGCCGGGACCGGGAATGGATGGGCAAAATTTATGAATTCTTAGGCCTGTCCGTAGGAGTAATCGTGCAAGGGTTGGATTTTGCGGAAAGGAAGAAGGCATATGCTGCCGACATAACCTACGGTACCAACAATGAGTTTGGATTTGACTACCTGCGGGATAATATGGCTCTGCACGTGGACCAGCTGGTACAGCGGGAATTAAATTACGCCATCATTGACGAGGTAGACAGTATTCTTATAGATGAAGCTCGTACGCCTCTTATTATTTCAGGGCAGGCGGATAAGCCGACGGACCTTTATTACACCATAGCCCGAGTTGTTTCCCGCCTGAAGAAAGATGAGGATTACACTGTAGATGAAAAAGCCCACGTGGTTACCCTTACAGAGCAGGGGATTGCCAAAGTAGAAAAGATGTTAGGGGTCGAGAATCTATATGACCCTCAGAATATGGAGTTGAGCCACCATGTTAACCAGGCGTTGAAGGCTCATGCGTTAATGAAGAAGGACCGCGATTACATTGTCAAAGACGGCAAGGTAATCATTGTGGATGAATTTACCGGTCGCCTCATGTTTGGTCGGCGCTATAGTGACGGCTTGCACCAGGCTATTGAAGCCAAAGAAGGAGTTAAAATAGAAAGAGAGTCCCAAACCCTGGCCACCATTACCTTCCAGAATTTCTTCCGCATGTACAAAAAGCTGGCCGGGATGACCGGTACGGCTGCAACTGAAGAGGAAGAGTTTAGAAAGATTTATAATATGGACGTGGTGGTTATTCCTACCAACAAACCGATGATCAGGGTAGACTATCCGGATGTGGTTTACCGTACCGAAAAAGGTAAATTTGAAGCGGTAGTCAAGGAGATAGTAGAAAGGCACCGCAAAGGACAGCCCGTGCTGGTGGGAACCGTTTCTATAGAAAAATCGGAAGAATTGAGCAGGATGTTGAAGAAACACGGTATTCCTCACCAGGTACTCAACGCCAAATATCACGAACAGGAGGCGGAGATAATTGCCCGGGCGGGACAGAAAGGGGCAGTTACTATTGCTACTAACATGGCCGGTCGCGGTACCGATATTGTTTTAGGTGAGGGTGTTAAAGAACTGGGCGGTTTACACATTATCGGCACCGAAAGACATGAAAGCCGCCGTATCGACAACCAGTTGCGGGGCCGGGCGGGCCGCCAGGGAGACCCGGGCTCCAGCAGGTTCTATATTTCCCTGGAAGATGATTTAATGCGGCTGTTTGGATCAGACAACATTGCCGGTTTAATGGATAAACTGGGGATGGATGATTCTACTCCTATCGACCACCCTTTGATTTCCCGGTCTATTGAAGCGGCTCAGAAGAAGGTGGAAGCCAGGAACTTTGAAATCCGCAAGCATGTATTGGAGTACGATGATGTTTTGAACCAGCAAAGGGACATTATTTACAAGCAACGCCGGGAGGTACTGTTTGGTAAGGATCTCAAAGAAAAAATTCAACAGATGATACGCGATGTGATTGACCGCACCATAGAAAGGTTTTCCGTAGAGAGCGATTATCCTGAACAGTGGGATCTCTCCAGCCTCCTGGAGTATGCGGAACAACAATTTTTACCTGGCCATGACCTGACGCCGGAACAGCTTAAGAACATGGACAAAGAGGAAATTCGCCGGCTATTTCATGAAAAGGCCCTGGAGTATTATGAAGCCCGGGAGAAAGAACTGGGCGAAGCAACCATGCGTGAGCTGGAAAGAGTAGTTACCCTCAAGGTAGTGGATAGCAAATGGATGGACCACCTGGACGCTATGGACCAGCTACGGCAGGGTATTGGACTGCGGGCTTACGGTCAGAGAGACCCGCTGGTCGAGTACAAATTTGAAGCTTACCAGATGTTTAATGATATGATTGCCAGCATTCAGGAAGATATTGTTCGCTACGTATTCCGGGTCAACGTGGTGGAACAACCTCGCGAACAATATAAAAACGTAGTGGAAAACAAATATGCTGAAGAGGAAAGTCGTCAACCAATTCGTCGCCAGCAAAAGATTGGACGAAACGAGCCATGCCCGTGCGGCAGCGGCAAGAAATATAAAAAGTGTTGTGGCCGAAATTAA